In one window of Vanrija pseudolonga chromosome 5, complete sequence DNA:
- the SPAC2G11.14 gene encoding Putative transcription initiation factor TFIID subunit, translated as MEVDDDVLGSAFGLGNVLAQVGVGVDSEALSAFLERAGERGGGSSSRELAAAIEQDDEDKFMDDVSEASLPDENPEDEEARRREQAAIKAEEERWARRAAAEIAGLKNEGDAEREARKKRQREERERNLVLSVWPDFKQGVPLKMSEVFYDTPAARSAFSAAALKKKRRLLTGLPHEEFAIAVAKDKTAPPETTFLLPSLPPLPSSDPRQPNYLTPIGSYFDPQWVKDGRELRREEMTRPPKPAVRFEEPAVNGSRRGSEEEVGRMLDLADWENDIILFSGDYTPANTHDPLQLRNDALESGDWQNEVIWDARRATADLVEDHEDEEASAEVAEDDSTLDDKPAPLPKLDPFNISNDHFYEHTRASRFRIRQTFGAIEVFHSTPAKVLQMPFYKTTLGKNEARSWHRPVLSFPSNVWLSFSKLKSNPSSSSRKNKTMTDPSERFKTTKDLSLTEKGPFVLLEFSEEYPPIMSGYGMGTTIVNYYRKKDDKDEHVPKLDLGQPSILNVGDAEPFLLGYVDAGKVTQVIHNNLLRAPIFQHKPETTDFLIIRQTINGHVQYHVREIKDIFTVGQTVPNESEVPGPHARKNTNTAKLRLMIVAWILIKKNKELAKQRVKLARLIKYFPDQTELQMRQRLKIKGNEFLEYDKDAGFHSGYWKLNQTYDFPTERKDVEALVTPEMASLYEAMQVGAQHLRDAGYTKTAEGKDEDEFGEDGTGLDIEQQLAVWATTLNYKRAEAQKAWLLVHGDGEPTGRGEGFSFLKTNMKNYFLRKGETEEGRRLEAEAKAGGGPVKISNAEQNRIYEEEKRKVWDLQWKALSNPTPPDLTAADDAGVAVTQTAAMGPRFGKPEPRHFSRAGSLAFDSPMEEARSPSAFSFDGESQVTGNDRGQQKVLRINRVVKGKQTVEIVRDPAVIQSYLRRVEERKLAQFTEELENLKPTGNMDEDELKIQALRAEVIRLKKNQQRRQQRKKYNGKGELPDVGEGEGKRKCGACGAYGHTKANRNCPKFAQSNMAPSPSTTPAAGPTPYGYGSMSLDGPLASPAGEAPPAAPMKIKLALGGNR; from the exons atggaggtcgacgacgatgtccTCGGATCCGCCTTTGGCCTGGGCAACGTCCTCGCCCAGGtaggcgtcggcgtcgacagcgaGGCTCTGTCGGCATTCCTGGAACGAGCCGGAGAAAGGGGCGGCGGATCGTCGTCAcgcgagctggccgctgcCATCGAGcaggacgatgaggacaaGTTTATGGACGACGTCTCCGAAGCATCCTTACCGGACGAGAACCCCGAAGACGAAgaggctcggcgacgagagcaGGCTGccatcaaggccgaggaggaacggtgggcgcgacgcgccgccgccgagattgCCGGCCTCAAGAAtgagggcgacgccgagcgcgaggcgagaAAAAAGCGCCAGAGGGAGGAGAGAGAAAGAAATCTCGTCCTCAGCGTCTGGCCTGACTTCAAGCAGGGCGTCCCGCTCAAGATGAGCGAGGTGTTCTACGATACGCcagccgcgcgctcggcttTCTCAGCAGCCGCCCTCAAGAAGAAGCGGCGGTTGCTGACTGGCCTGCCTCATGAAGAGT TCGCCATCGCTGTTGCCAAGGACAAGACGGCGCCTCCAGAAACAACCTTCCTCTTACCAAGCCTTCCACCACTGCCCTCGAGCGATCCCAGGCAGCCAAACTACCTCACCCCCATCGGCTCCTATTTTGACCCCCAGTGGGTCAAGGACGGTCGCGAGTTGCGACGAGAGGAGATGACGCGGCCACCGAAGCCCGCCGTCCGGTTCGAGGAGCCAGCGGTCAACGGCAGCAGGCGGGGAtcagaggaggaggtcgggcgGATGCTGGATCTCGCCGACTGGGAAAACGACATCATCCTGTTCTCTGGTGACTACACCCCGGCAAACACGCACGACCCGCTACAGCTGCGCAACGACGCACTGGAAAGCGGCGACTGGCAGAATGAAGTCATCTGGGATGCGCGGCGTGCGACGGCGGATTTGGTCGAGGACCACGAAGACGAAGAGGcctcggccgaggtcgcAGAGGACGACAGCACGCTGGATGACAAGCCTGCGCCTCTCCCCAAGCTCGACCCGTTCAACATCTCCAACGACCACTTCTACGAGCACACTCGTGCGTCAAGATTCCGAATCCGTCAGACATTCGGTGCCATCGAGGTGTTCCACTCCACGCCTGCCAAGGTCCTTCAGATGCCATTC TACAAGACTACGCTCGGCAAGAACGAGGCGCGTTCCTGGCACCGACCAGTGCTGTCGTTCCCGTCAAACGTCTGGTTGTCATTCTCGAAGCTCAAGTCGAAcccgtcgtcttcttctcggAAGAACAAGACGATGACGGACCCGTCCGAGCGTTTCAAGACGACAAAGGACCTGAGTCTGACGGAAAAGGGCCCATTCGTACTTCTCGAGTTCTCG GAAGAGTACCCTCCCATCATGAGTGGTTACGGCATGGGTACTACCATCGTCAACTACTACcgcaagaaggacgacaaggacgagcaTGTGCCCAAGCTTGACCTTGGACAGCCTTCAATCTTGAACGTTGGAGATGCCGAACCATTCTTGCTGGGCTATGTGGATGCGGGCAAGGTCACCCAAGTGATTCACAACAACCTCCTCCGCGCACCAATCTTCCAACACAAGCCCGAAACAACCGACTTTTTGATCATCCGGCAGACAATCAACGGTCATGTGCAGTATCATGTCCGTGAGATCAAGGATATCTTCACTGTCGGCCAGACGGTGCCGAACGAGTCCGAAGTGCCGGGTCCACACGCACGCAAGAACACCAACACTGCAAAGCTTCGTTTGATGATCGTCGCTTGGATCCTTATCAAGAAGAACAAGGAGCTAGCCAAGCAGCGTGTCAAGCTGGCCAGACTGATCAAGTACTTCCCTGATCAGACAGAGCTGCAGATGCGCCAGCGTCTCAAAATCAAAGGAAAT GAATTCCTCGAGtacgacaaggacgccggCTTCCACTCGGGTTACTGGAAGCTCAACCAGACCTACGACTTCCCGACCGAAcgcaaggacgtcgaggcgctggtgACCCCCGAAATGGCTTCGCTCTATGAGGCCATGcaggtcggcgcgcagcactTGCGTGACGCAGGCTACACGAAGACTGCTGAaggcaaggacgaggacgagtttggcgaggacggcaccggcctcgacatcgagcagcagctcgccgtgTGGGCAACCACCTTAAACTACAAGCGTGCTGAGGCACAGAAGGCATGGCTTTTAGTGCACGGCGACGGAGAGCCCACTGGCCGTGGCGAAGGCTTTAGCTTCCTCAAGACCAACATGAAGAACTACTTCTTGCGAAAGGGCGAGACGGAAGAAGGCCGTCGACTAGAAGCCGAAGCCAAGGCTGGCGGTGGCCCCGTCAAGATTTCCAACGCCGAGCAGAACAGAATCTACGAAgaggagaagcgcaaggtcTGGGATCTACAGTGGAAGGCGCTCAGCAACCCGACCCCGCCAGACCTCACAGCCGCGGATGACGCTGGTGTTGCTGTCACTCAGACGGCCGCCATGGGCCCGCGCTTCGGCAAGCCTGAGCCCCGTCACTTTTCACGTGCCGGATCGCTGGCGTTCGACAGCCCTATGGAGGAAGCTCGCTCACCGTCAGCCTTCTCATTCGACGGCGAATCCCAAGTGACGGGCAATGACCGAGGGCAGCAAAAGGTGCTCCGCATCAACCGCGTCGTCAAGGGAAAGCAAACTGTTGAGATTGTGCGCGACCCGGCCGTCATCCAGTCTTACCTGCGCCGCGTGGAGGAGCGGAAGCTGGCCCAATTcaccgaggagctggagaACCTCAAACCGACAGGCAACATGGACGAAGACGAGCTCAAGATTCAGGCCCTGCGTGCCGAAGTCATTCGACTCAAGAAGAACCAGCAGAGGCGACAACAGCGAAAGAAGTacaacggcaagggcgaactccccgacgtcggcgagggagagggcaAGCGCAAGTGCGGTGCTTGTGGAGCTTACGGTCACACCAAGGCGAACCGCAACTGCCCCAAGTTTGCGCAAAGCAACATggcgccaagcccgagcacgacgccagCAGCCGGCCCAACACCATACGGCTACGGCTCGATGTCGCTCGACGGGCCGCTTGCCAGCCCGGCAGGCGAAGCGCCACCTGCCGCGCCGATGAAGATCAAGCTCGCCCTGGGAGGCAACCGGTAG
- the sepH_0 gene encoding Cytokinesis protein sepH, with the protein MSTIDGAVVAEESLATSPHPHPIQSSSSSPSGPGPSSRRMKGFLKRSKPTSPVDNPRLKGILADSSKPSAPQPHVRTVSHNVDPAIVSSSPASRSAVHLATATGLHEEIEIQDASPSTSPSKVKKKRSFSKPQSDDKASRWLTPNLMKGSLSTSALALFPNSSSTPDPLPPPPKAADDAEVRKRKSGRHSLAALFQPKHRVASAPVVAAHTPPPVEAAIDDKQIVMPISLDSPVKPQTLPKSLSSPPRLSQPSFESQPHRVTNLETSSSPNLRISARQPPSLSQLRQPPSAIPQLARPSSHSQLRTRTRAPSYTTGTPRGTIVSTGPPSTSSLSHMSPLGSSVNLSRTSLSLSQTSLLLPSEPRDQLLSKDHYHLRFATTYINMLITPALRNATFSKSDRNLEIKHITEDRLGMLARMERTWGGSWAEAANDLMSGNTSGVTPEVREAKLRACNITATAKSRERKVFVTALRDGILFCFLFNRLFPSQPAHIQRVKVPKDEVRIAANFDRFLAACREMGVPESELFTLANLDEHSPHGLAKVSKTILVLAQMAVPVSSPTTSTSSGPKHRASASRLAQTPASGEATAVATPTAPTPSSPGQSPPPRASPGSTRVYGAATMNSRSVLERPLRSSSSDLLARLQLEAGSTGAAAAAVHVTKAGAGTNQRVSQAAAPPTPPTKSPVRGTTPMTPMSRSAPSTQGTPPTARPALRASTILPPGSTMTTTSTGPPSVQSAPSIRSSHISFARPSDASTTSSGYHRTSVNDWNSSASSIHSAHHLAPLHERERTPSLVSTNSHVASSYSRSSISNGSVPTIVGDDPTRTLEVEDDYDQMRAATNGLVDAPSQGGLGGSLPNRPPSPRRMSEQTLQEARRKIIGTLLSSTEDLSLQNRGSQDDARGIALSQSLAALEGSPLLGSSKLLSDSPRLRPISRGARQSLELQQQQQQRLSEEDTTGAATATGSLPPRPRIRRLSTTGRIVVPKRPQSPASPNLSLSMHGALISPTITIESVSGSADQFGRMSKEERRRSEDYVRNGVQSANGRLMNMKNHSMINLPSTHSRRTSTLSGHSRDSMVHASLQVLEFSEPGQDPVRFQLGNCIGRGQFGSVYRSLNLTTGQMVAIKRIRLSGMKEKEVRDVMREVELLKRLSHPGIVKYEGMSRDDQYLNIVLEFVENGSLGQTLKAFGKFNERLVSSYVGKILEGLHYLHSQGVVHCDLKSANILSTKNGNIKLSDFGVSLNMRAVENFAERASVGRANSAKGVNEIAGTPNWMAPEIIKLAGASPASDIWSLGCTVIELLTGKPPYSGVGNSMTVLFRIVEDALPPLPVGASPEALDFLKLCFAKDPKQRPTAAMLFQHDWVRSSLPDMAKLHFDSLPFVHRMAQKSDNGVPRVDSQRIFDTPGARSASASLTDLPGAATTRELEGVAETSRRAQASMVSLHSHYSQSNTALDSSIAKAHSLVKTRFAKSITCHVCLDGVKKAAYLCQNCGLITHSKCATRANPRCNLALLVSQQDLAPSAPSSRDNSPYPWDQSGGTTPLTSLPARLFSRGMGSKSSLLASTTSLVDQPAAEKETASGSSSGARRASRLSAGAATAARPYPFPTDHPVPEKAVSGSLRSRHSQTSDEDGTTSASAPRDRSTSLIRIDEDVPAQTNGVGPRTYPPPIQHVPTVRVLEPGPEDRGISGGPAVRRKQRRERDSKSECIIA; encoded by the exons ATGTCGACGATTGACGGCGCAGTGGTGGCAGAGGAGTCGCTCGCGACCTCACCACATCCACATCCCATTCAatcatcgtcatcatcaccatcagGACCAGGACCCAGCAGCCGGCGAATGAAGGGCTTCCTCAAGCGCTCTAAACCGACTTCCCCTGTCGATAAT CCCAGGCTCAAGGGAATCCTCGCTGATAGCTCAAAGCCTAGCGCGCCGCAACCTCATGTCCGCACCGTGTCGCACAATGTGGACCCTGCcatcgtctcgtcgtcgcctgccaGCCGTTccgccgtccacctcgcGACTGCGACTGGATTGCATGAGGAAATCGAAATCCAGGACGcttcgccctcgacgtctcCATCCAAGgtcaagaagaagaggagcTTTTCGAAACCGCAGTCCGACGACAAGGCTTCCCGATGGCTTACCCCAAACCTCATGAAGGGTTCCCTTTCGACTAGCGCGTTGGCCCTCTTCCCCAACAGCTCCTCCACTCCCGACccattgccgccgccgcccaaagccgccgatgacgccgaggttCGCAAGCGCAAGAGCGGACGGCAttcgctcgctgccctctTCCAGCCAAAGCACAGAGtagcctcggcgccagtggTTGCCGCccacaccccgccgccggtcgAAGCGGCTATCGATGACAAACAAATCGTCATGCccatctcgctcgactcgcccgtCAAGCCCCAGACGTTGCCCAAGTCTCTCTCCAGCCCACCCAGACTCTCGCAGCCTTCGTTTGAGAGCCAACCTCACCGTGTGACAAACTTGGagacatcgtcgtcgcccaaTCTGCGCATCTCGGCTCGGCAACCGCCTTCGCTTAGCCAGCTGCGGCAACCACCGTCAGCAATCCCCCAGCTTGCGCGCCCATCCTCCCACTCTCAACTACGAACGCGGACCCGTGCTCCCTCATACACGACTGGCACACCGCGCGGCACCATCGTCTCCACTggcccgccgagcacgagctcacTGTCACACATGTCACCACTGGGGTCGTCGGTCAACCTGTCGCGAACCAGCTTGAGCCTGTCACAGACGTCATTGCTGCTCCCAAGCGAGCCTCGTGATCAGCTTCTATCCAAGGACCACTACCACCTGCGCTTCGCGACCACCTACATCAACATGCTCATCACTCCAGCGCTTCGTAACGCCACGTTCTCCAAGTCGGATCGCAACCTGGAAATTAAGCATATTACCGAGGATCGCCTCGGCATGCTCGCACGGATGGAGCGCACCTGGGGTGGGTCCTGGGCAGAGGCTGCCAACGACCTCATGAGCGGAAACACGTCTGGTGTCACGCCAGAGGTCAGGGAGGCCAAACTCAGAGCTTGTAACATCACAGCAACAGCAAAGTCACGCGAACGCAAGGTGTTTGTGACAGCCCTGCGAGACGGGATCCTGTTTTGTTTCTTGTTTAACCGCCTCTTCCCATCACAGCCGGCTCACATTCAACGTGTCAAGGTCCCCAAGGACGAGGTTCGCATCGCAGCCAACTTTGACCGCTTCCTTGCAGCGTGCCGCGAGATGGGCGTGCCAGAGAGCGAGCTGTTTACACtggccaacctcgacgagcactCGCCACATGGTCTCGCCAAGGTCTCCAAGACGATTCTCGTCTTGGCTCAGATGGCCGTCCCAGTGTCCTCCCCAACAACCTCGACGTCTTCGGGGCCCAAGCATCGCGCATCAGCATCGCGCCTGGCACAGACTCCAGCATCGGGCGAAGCTACAGCAGTTGCAACACCCACCGCTCCCACTCCGTCGTCTCCCGGACAGAGTCCCCCCCCGCGAGCCTCTCCCGGGTCGACACGCGTCTATGGAGCGGCGACAATGAACTCTCGCTCTGTCCTGGAACGGCCCTTGCGCAGTAGCTCGAGCGATCTACTTGCTAGGCTACAATTGGAGGCGGGGTCCAccggggctgctgctgctgctgtgcatGTGACAAAAGCAGGAGCAGGTACAAACCAGCGCGTGTCACAGGCAGCTGCGccaccgacaccgccgaCCAAATCGCCAGTTCGCGGGACGACGCCAATGACGCCAATGTCACGTTCAGCGCCATCAACTCAGGGGACGCCACCCACGGCACGGCCAGCATTACGCGCGTCGACCATCCTGCCACCCGGGTCGACAATGACAACAACAAGCACCGGTCCCCCTTCAGTGCAGTCAGCTCCAAGCATTAGGTCATCACACATATCGTTTGCGCGGCCTAGCGACGCGTCAACCACGAGCTCGGGCTACCACCGCACATCGGTCAACGACTGGAACAGCAGTGCCTCATCAATCCACTCGGCTCACCACCTGGCGCCACTTCACGAACGTGAGCGGACGCCGAGCCTCGTTAGCACCAACTCGCACGTTGCCTCGTCCTACTCGCGGTCTAGCATCTCGAACGGTTCTGTCCCTACGATCGTGGGCGATGACCCGACCCGTACActggaggtcgaggacgactaCGACCAGatgcgcgccgccaccaatggtctcgtcgacgccccTTCCCAGGGCGGCCTCGGAGGCAGTCTTCCCAACAGGCCTCCATCTCCCCGCAGGATGAGTGAGCAGACACTGCAAGAGGCACGGCGCAAGATTATCGGCACACTGCTTTCCAGCACCGAGGACCTGTCGCTACAGAATCGTGGCTCCCAGGACGATGCTCGTGGAATTGCCCTGTCGCAGTCGCTCGCAGCTCTGGAAGGGTCACCGTTGCTTGGATCGAGCAAGCTTCTTTCCGACAGTCCGCGCCTCCGCCCAATCTCTCGTGGTGCTCGCCAGAGCCTCGAGttgcagcaacagcagcagcagcggttGTCCGAGGAGGACACCACTGGTGCTGCTACTGCCACCggctccctccctcctcgacctcgcaTTCGACGTCTGAGCACCACGGGCCGCATTGTCGTTCCTAAGCGCCCCCAGTCTCCTGCCTCGCCAAACCTCTCGCTCTCGATGCACGGTGCGCTGATCTCGCCTACGATCACCATCGAGTCAGTTTCGGGCTCGGCAGACCAGTTTGGCCGCATgtccaaggaggagcgcagGCGCTCGGAAGACTACGTGCGCAACGGCGTCCAGTCGGCCAACGGCAGGCTCATGAACATGAAGAACCACTCCATGATCAACCTGCCGTCGACGCACAGCCGCCGGACGTCGACGCTCAGTGGTCATTCGCGCGACAGCATGGTGCACGCCTCGCTGCAAGTTCTCGAGTTCTCCGAGCCAGGCCAGGACCCCGTTCGCTTCCAGCTGGGCAACTGCATTGGGCGCGGCCAGTTCGGCTCAGTCTACCGCTCGCTCAACCTTACCACTGGACAGATGGTCGCCATCAAGCGCATTCGCCTCTCTGGTatgaaggagaaggaggtgcgcgacgtgatgcgcgaggtcgagctcctcaagcGCCTCTCGCACCCTGGCATCGTCAAGTACGAGGGCAtgtcgcgcgacgaccaGTACCTGAACATTGTTCTCGAGTTTGTGGAGAACGGCTCCCTGGGACAAACCCTCAAGGCTTTCGGCAAGTTCAACGAGCGTTTGGTCTCGTCGTATGTCGGGAAGATTCTTGAGGGCCTGCACTACCTTCACTCCCAGGGTGTCGTCCACTGCGATCTCAAGTCGGCCAACATCCTCTCGACCAAGAACGGCAACATCAAGCTGTCCGACTTTGGCGTGTCCCTCAAcatgcgcgccgtcgagaacTTTGCTGAGCGCGCCAGTGTTGGCAGGGCCAACTCGGCCAAGGGCGTCAATGAGATTGCTGGCACTCCAAACTGGATGGCCCCAGAGATCATCAAGCTCGCTGGCGCGTCGCCTGCGTCCGATATCTGGTCGCTGGGCTGCACCGTTATCGAGCTGCTGACTGGCAAGCCACCGTACTCGGGAGTCGGCAACAGCATGACTGTGCTGTTCCGcatcgtcgaggacgcgcttCCCCCGCTCCCTGTTGGTGCTTCGCCCGAGGCTCTCGACTTCCTCAAGCTCTGCTTCGCCAAGGACCCGAAGCAGAGACCGACAGCCGCCATGCTGTTCCAGCACGACTGGGTGCGCTCCAGCCTACCCGACATGGCCAAACTTCACTTTGACTCGTTACCCTTCGTGCACCGCATGGCGCAGAAGAGCGACAACGGCGTGCCCCGTGTCGACTCGCAGCGCATCTTTGACACGCCGGGGGCACGCTCCGCCTCAGCGTCTCTTACCGACCTTCCGGGAGCTGCGACCACGCGTGAGCTTGAGGGCGTCGCCGAGACGTCCCGTCGTGCCCAGGCCAGCATGGTTAGTCTTCACTCGCACTACTCACAGAGCAACACGGCCCTCGACAGCTCCATCGCCAAGGCGCACTCCCTGGTCAAGACGAGGTTCGCAAAGT CGATCACTTGCCACGTCTGCCTTGACGgcgtcaagaaggccgcctACCTGTGCCAGAACTGCGGCCTGATCACGCACTCCAAGTGCGCGACGCGTGCCAACCCGCGCTGCAac cttgcTCTCCTCGTCAGTCAGCAGGACTTGGCGCCATCCGCCCCTTCATCGCGCGACAACTCGCCTTATCCCTGGGACCAGAGCGGCGGCACGACGCCTCTCACGTCGCTCCCCGCGCGTCTTTTCTCGCGCGGCATGGGTTCCAAGTCGTCCTTGCTTGCGTCTACAACGTCGCTGGTCGAccaacccgccgccgagaaggagacGGCCTctggctcgagctcgggtgcgcgccgcgcatcACGCCTGTCAGCTGGCGCCGCAACCGCAGCCCGCCCTTACCCGTTCCCGACCGACCACCCGGTCCCCGAGAAGGCGGTGAGCGggtcgctgcgctcgcgccactcgcagacgagcgacgaggacggcaccacctctgcctctgccccGCGCGAccgctcgacgtcgctcaTCCGgatcgacgaggacgtgccgGCGCAGACCAACGGCGTCGGCCCACGCACCTACCCTCCTCCTATTCAGCATGTCCCCACCGTGCGCGTGCTGGAGCCCGGCCCCGAGGACCGCGGCATCAGCGGCGGccccgccgtgcgccgcaagcagcgccgcgagcgcgactcCAAGTCTGAGTGTATCATTGCCTAG
- the aifA gene encoding Apoptosis-inducing factor A, whose protein sequence is MAGSIQKNVVVIGASVAGHSFVNALADKLPADHRILLVERNGFTVHLPAVVRALVVPGWESKNLTAEVTQASIFKNGSRHRVLSPNSVVELKKTSLVLEHPFEGSNEVTFVVSRCNETPTPPPPLTPLQKAIIATGASQPLPMRPTPGSTLEGFKTDLVRIQKHLKAAKSIAIIGGGTVGTEVAGEISELYPNKQLTIVHSDKGLLQPSGIASTAKEVYSPPPTDRKLSVALEKTLKQRSVNVVLNDKVVFPSGPVSGSDWDGTSGPQGGVRRLRLQSGKSIEADYVFVSIGNTPNSGLVKAADPTALTNNNYIKVNSYFRVLPGSSSSVLAGEYYAIGDVAAVAGWKTAVAAAAEGPALAGVIEAEIKGKKPKAYSPPAAAPLVVSLGTKEGSGYLPLPIFGNVTAPGFVIGMKTKDFFAGKSFYPRFQGAQKISA, encoded by the exons ATGGCCGGCTCTATCCAGAAGAACGTCGTCGTGATCGGAG CATCCGTCGCGGGCCACTCGTTCGtcaacgccctcgccgacaagctccccgccgaccaccgcatcctcctcgtcgagcgtaACGGCTTCACCGTGCACCTCCCCGCCGTGGTCCGCGCGCTTGTTGTTCCCGGCTGGGAGTCCAAGAACCTCACGGCCGAGGTGACGCAGGCGTCCATCTTCAAGAACGGCTCGCGCCACCGCGTCCTCTCGCCCAActcggtcgtcgagctcaagaagaCCAGCCTCGTGCTTGAGCACCCCTTCGAGGGCTCGAACGAGGTCACGTTTGTTGTGAGTCGGTGCAACGAGAcgcccacaccaccgcctccgctGACGCCTCTTCAGAAGGCCATCATCGCCACGGGTGCCTCGCAGCCCCTCCCTATGCGTCCTACCCCCGGCTCCACGCTCGAGGGCTTCAAGACCGACCTCGTTCGCATCCAGAAGCacctcaaggccgccaagtCGATCGCCAttatcggcggcggcaccgtcggcACCGAGGTCGCTGGC GAGATCTCCGAGCTCTACCCCAACAAGCAGCTCACCATCGTCCACTCGGACAAGGGCCTCCTCCAGCCCTCGGGCATCGCCTCGACCGCCAAGGAGGTCTACTCGCCTCCCCCTACCGACCGCAAGCTgtcggtcgcgctcgagaagaCGCTCAAGCAGCGCTCGGTCAACGTCGTCCtcaacgacaaggtcgtcttCCCCTCGGGCCCCGTGTCCGGCTCGGACTGGGACGGCACCTCGGGCCCCCAGGGCGGCGTGCGCAGGCTCCGTCTCCAGTCGGGCAAGTCGATCGAGGCCGACTACGTCTTCGTGTCGATCGGCAACACGCCCAACTCGGgcctcgtcaaggccgccgaccccACCGCGCTCACCAACAACAACTACATCAAGGTCAACTCGTACTTCCGCGTCCTGcccggctcgagctcgtcggtcCTCGCGGGCGAGTACTACGCCATCGGCgatgtcgccgccgtcgctggctGGAAGActgctgttgccgccgccgccgaggggcccgccctcgctggtgtcatcgaggccgagatcaagggcaagaagcccaaggccTACTCGCCCCCCGCGGCCGctcccctcgtcgtctccctCGGCACAAAGGAGGGCTCGGGctacctccccctccccatcTTCGGCAACGTGACGGCCCCCGGCTTTGTCATCGGCATGAAGACCAAGGACTTCTTCGCCGGCAAGTCGTTCTACCCCCGCTTCCAGGGCGCCCAGAAGATCTCGGCGTGA
- the PA3578 gene encoding putative isomerase — protein MTTPLPYHLINAFAPTPHAGNQASVVIFPSASDPRANNEEFYLKTAADFNLSETAFLVPVDAGAAEPRYGLRWFTPAAEVPLCGHATLAAAYTLFNYAHPTAKKLHFDTRWRGSLSATLESPVGQGAQIGLDFPVTDTPALAELNATVGAKVAAAAGLSASDVVGVGQFDFGVDAFVVEVKEGVDVKGLKVDSAAIAAAVPLAVVTQLAGKSANGVAINSRVFAPGVGIDEDPVTGSAHTALIHYFLRTPDASARVVAAAGVPQSDVESVVIDAAQVSPRGGEIRAQIVDGRASLIGKGWRWGYGQLEVLPQ, from the exons ATGACCACGCCCCTGCCCTACCACCTCATCAACGCGTTcgcgcccaccccgcacGCGGGCAACCAGGCGTCCGTCGTCATCTTCCCCTCTGCGTCCGACCCGCGCGCCAACAACGAGGAGTTTTACCTCAAGACTGCGGCAGACTTCAACTTGTCTGAGACGGCTTTCCTCGTGCCTGTTGatgctggcgccgcggagcCGCGCTACGGTTTGCGGTGGTTCACGCCTGCGGCT GAGGTTCCCCTCTGCGGCCACGCGACCCTCGCCGCAGCGTACACGCTGTTCAACTACGCGCACCCGACCGCCAAGAAGCTCCACTTCGAcacgcgctggcgcggctCCCTGTCGGCGACGCTCGAGTCGCCAGTGGGGCAGGGCGCGCAGATCGGCCTAGACTTTCCCGTGACGGACacccccgcgctcgccgagctgaaCGCGACCGTCGGCGCAAaggtcgctgctgctgctgggctgtCCGCCTCCGACGTGGTCGGCGTGGGCCAGTTTGActttggcgtcgacgcgttcgtTGTCGAGGTGAAGGAGGGCGTGGATGTCAAGGGGCTCAAGGTGGACTCTGCGGCGATT gccgccgcggtccCCCTTGCCGTGGTCACCCAGCTGGCGGGCAAGTCGGCCAACGGCGTAGCGATCAACTCGCGCGTGTTCGCCCCAGGCGTGGGCATCGACGAGGACCCAGTC ACCGGCTCAGCCCACACCGCGCTCATCCACTACTTCCTCCGCACgcccgacgcctcggcgcgcgtcgtggccgccgcgggcgtgcCGCAGTCCgacgtcgagtcggtcgtcattgacgccgcgcaggtcagcccgcgcggcggggagaTCCGCGCGCAGATTGTCGACGGGCGCGCGAGCCTCATTGGCAAGGGATGGAGGTGGGGCTATGGACAGTTGGAGGTGCTGCCGCAGTAG